From a region of the Nonlabens dokdonensis DSW-6 genome:
- a CDS encoding alpha-ketoacid dehydrogenase subunit alpha/beta, translating to MQNTVKEPQQLAKEDFKEELIKDYKLAVTSRECSLLGRREVLTGKAKFGIFGDGKELPQLAWARSFENGDFRSGYYRDQTFMMAIGELNIQQFFAGLYANTDINDEPMSAGRQMGGHFATHSLNEDGSWKRLIDQKNSSADISPTAGQMPRLLGLAQASKVYRLNDLIKDDNGFSNKGNEVAWGTIGNASTSEGHFWETFNAAGVLQVPMVISVWDDDYGISVHAKHQTTKESISKIQAGFQRDDEHDGFEIMTVKGWDYVSLMETYEKASKISREQHVPVMIHVEELTQPQGHSTSGSHERYKDEDRLNWEREYDCNVQFRKWLIENNFATEEELTDLEKSIKKEVREGKKAAWNAYLNPILEERDEAVKLIEAVAAISDNGVFIKPLAANLKEQKELYRKDTLEAVRKTLRYTLQENHNAIQDLNNWLNNYKEKNQEKYSGQLHSDSQQAATKIAAVAPQYNEDSEDVDARLVMRDNFDALFEAHPEVLVFGEDAGRIGDVNQGLEGMQEKYGELRVADTGIREATILGQGIGLAMRGLRPIAEIQYLDYLLYCLQLMSDDLATVQYRTAGKQKAPVIIRTRGHRLEGIWHSGSQMGGIINLVRGIHVLVPRNMTQAAGFYNTLLASDEPALIVECLNGYRLKEKLPSNLGEFRTPIGKIETLKEGKDITLVSYGSTLRLVNEAAVELDRAGIDVEIIDVQSLLPFDLDHKIVESVKKTNRLLVIDEDVPGGASAYILQKILDEQNAWRYLDSKPQCLAAQPHRPAYGTDGDYFSKPSVDDIFDKVYHIMHETNPSKFPKHGF from the coding sequence ATGCAAAACACAGTGAAAGAACCACAACAACTAGCAAAAGAAGATTTCAAAGAAGAACTTATTAAAGATTACAAACTTGCTGTTACCAGTAGAGAATGTAGTTTATTAGGACGTCGTGAAGTACTTACTGGAAAGGCGAAGTTTGGAATCTTTGGAGATGGAAAAGAGTTGCCACAATTAGCGTGGGCTCGTTCTTTTGAAAATGGAGATTTTAGAAGTGGTTACTATCGCGATCAAACTTTTATGATGGCTATTGGCGAGCTTAATATTCAGCAGTTTTTTGCAGGTCTTTATGCAAATACTGATATTAATGACGAGCCTATGAGTGCAGGTCGCCAGATGGGTGGACACTTTGCTACACATAGTTTAAATGAAGATGGAAGTTGGAAACGATTAATAGATCAAAAGAATTCTAGTGCTGACATCTCTCCTACCGCTGGTCAAATGCCTAGACTTTTAGGTCTTGCACAAGCTTCTAAGGTTTATAGACTTAACGATCTTATCAAAGATGATAATGGATTCTCTAATAAAGGGAATGAAGTCGCATGGGGAACGATAGGTAATGCTAGTACTAGTGAAGGACATTTTTGGGAAACTTTCAATGCTGCTGGAGTATTACAAGTTCCTATGGTTATAAGTGTTTGGGACGATGATTACGGGATATCTGTCCACGCAAAGCATCAAACTACAAAAGAAAGTATAAGCAAAATTCAAGCTGGTTTTCAAAGAGATGATGAGCATGATGGCTTTGAAATAATGACCGTTAAAGGTTGGGATTATGTTTCTCTTATGGAAACCTATGAAAAAGCTAGTAAAATTTCTAGAGAACAACATGTTCCAGTAATGATTCATGTAGAAGAACTGACTCAACCACAAGGTCATAGTACAAGTGGTTCTCACGAGCGATACAAAGATGAGGATCGTTTAAACTGGGAAAGAGAATACGATTGTAATGTACAGTTCAGAAAATGGCTTATTGAGAATAATTTTGCTACTGAAGAAGAGCTTACTGATCTCGAGAAATCTATTAAAAAAGAGGTTAGAGAAGGAAAGAAAGCAGCATGGAATGCTTATTTGAATCCTATCCTCGAGGAACGTGATGAAGCAGTTAAATTAATTGAAGCTGTTGCAGCTATTTCTGATAATGGTGTATTTATAAAGCCGCTAGCCGCTAATTTAAAAGAGCAAAAAGAACTTTACCGTAAAGACACTTTAGAAGCGGTAAGAAAAACTTTGAGATATACGCTTCAAGAGAATCATAATGCAATTCAAGATTTAAATAATTGGTTAAACAACTATAAAGAGAAAAACCAAGAAAAATATAGTGGTCAATTACACAGTGATTCTCAACAAGCCGCTACTAAAATTGCCGCTGTCGCTCCTCAATATAATGAGGACAGTGAAGATGTAGATGCGAGACTGGTAATGAGAGATAACTTTGATGCACTTTTTGAAGCACATCCAGAGGTATTAGTTTTCGGAGAAGATGCTGGTAGAATAGGTGATGTAAATCAAGGCCTAGAAGGAATGCAAGAGAAATATGGTGAATTAAGAGTTGCCGATACTGGTATACGAGAAGCAACCATTTTAGGTCAAGGCATAGGACTTGCCATGAGAGGTTTGCGCCCTATTGCTGAGATTCAATATCTTGATTATTTATTGTATTGTTTACAATTAATGAGTGATGATCTAGCTACCGTACAATATCGTACAGCTGGTAAGCAAAAAGCTCCGGTTATAATTAGAACTAGAGGTCATCGACTAGAGGGAATATGGCATAGTGGCTCACAAATGGGTGGAATCATCAATCTAGTGAGAGGAATTCATGTTTTAGTACCTAGAAACATGACGCAGGCTGCTGGTTTTTATAACACACTTCTCGCAAGCGATGAACCTGCACTTATAGTAGAGTGCCTAAATGGTTACCGTCTAAAAGAAAAATTACCTTCTAATCTAGGAGAATTTAGAACTCCTATAGGAAAAATAGAAACTCTTAAAGAAGGAAAAGATATCACTTTAGTGTCATACGGCTCAACACTACGACTAGTAAATGAAGCTGCTGTAGAGCTTGATAGAGCTGGTATAGATGTTGAGATTATCGATGTGCAATCTCTACTTCCATTTGATCTAGATCATAAAATAGTAGAAAGTGTCAAAAAAACTAATAGGCTACTCGTTATTGATGAAGATGTGCCTGGTGGAGCTAGTGCTTACATTTTACAAAAAATACTAGATGAGCAAAATGCGTGGAGATACCTAGATAGCAAACCACAATGTCTAGCTGCGCAGCCACACCGACCAGCTTATGGAACAGATGGAGATTACTTTTCAAAACCAAGTGTAGATGATATATTTGATAAAGTATACCACATCATGCATGAAACCAATCCTTCTAAATTTCCTAAACACGGATTTTAA
- a CDS encoding ion transporter gives MGKDDKHISSQWRRKIHEVIYEADTPAGKIFDVTLLIVIIISLILVMLESVPELGRNYKDEFIIAEWVITVFFTIEYVLRIISINKPFKYIFSFFGIIDFISTIPLYLTFFFGGLNALLAVRSLRLLRIFRILKITRYIGEADKLSKAIRSSGPKIAVFLFAVMVVSIIFGTLMYLIEGPEHGFDSIPKSIYWCIVTLTTVGFGDIAPETPFGQFLAAVIMIMGYGIIAVPTGIVSAEYSKSSKEEEKEVNPQDYPDYRHVNTQVCQNCLSRKHQDGALFCHNCGTSLDD, from the coding sequence ATGGGTAAAGATGATAAGCATATATCAAGCCAGTGGAGACGTAAAATTCATGAAGTAATTTATGAGGCAGACACGCCAGCTGGTAAAATATTTGATGTTACTTTACTGATTGTCATTATAATAAGCTTAATTCTGGTAATGCTAGAAAGTGTTCCCGAATTAGGAAGAAACTATAAGGATGAGTTCATTATTGCAGAATGGGTAATAACTGTTTTCTTCACAATTGAATATGTACTAAGGATTATTTCTATTAATAAACCTTTTAAATATATTTTTAGCTTTTTTGGTATTATTGATTTTATCTCAACTATACCACTGTACCTTACATTTTTCTTTGGTGGCTTAAATGCACTATTAGCAGTACGATCCCTTAGGCTTCTAAGAATTTTTAGAATTTTAAAGATCACAAGATATATAGGTGAAGCTGATAAGCTCAGTAAAGCAATCAGATCAAGCGGCCCTAAAATCGCAGTTTTTCTATTTGCAGTAATGGTTGTTTCTATAATTTTTGGAACCCTTATGTATTTAATAGAAGGCCCAGAACATGGCTTTGATAGTATTCCCAAGTCGATATACTGGTGTATTGTAACCTTAACCACCGTTGGTTTTGGTGATATTGCTCCAGAGACTCCTTTTGGTCAGTTTCTTGCAGCTGTGATTATGATTATGGGTTATGGAATCATTGCAGTACCTACTGGAATTGTAAGTGCTGAGTATTCCAAATCTAGTAAGGAAGAAGAAAAAGAAGTAAATCCACAAGATTATCCTGATTATAGGCATGTAAATACACAAGTTTGTCAAAACTGCCTTTCACGTAAACATCAAGATGGAGCTTTATTTTGTCACAATTGTGGAACCTCTCTAGATGACTAA
- the miaA gene encoding tRNA (adenosine(37)-N6)-dimethylallyltransferase MiaA, with product MTNKTLLCIVGPTAIGKTALSIAFAKAYNTAIISSDSRQFYKEMTIGTAVPEKEELDAATHYFIQDRSIFDDYSVGDFERDVIQLLPKLFTQNDVVVMVGGSALYEKAVTYGLDDLPDVPHEIQQEIKAEFENKGISWLQEEVQKNDAEYFETVDIHNSHRLIRAIGIFRVSGKKMNELRTGKAQKRNFNIVKIGLTAEREELYERINKRVDIMIDRGLEQEARELFPHKNLNALQTVGYKEFFDYFENSYDYDEAVRLIKRNTRRFAKRQLTWYRKDESVKWFHYKTRHTEIVQRVSKKLMD from the coding sequence ATGACTAACAAAACTTTACTTTGCATCGTAGGACCTACCGCTATAGGTAAGACGGCTCTTAGTATCGCTTTCGCGAAAGCTTACAACACAGCCATCATATCGTCAGATTCTAGACAATTTTATAAGGAAATGACCATAGGAACAGCGGTTCCTGAAAAAGAAGAACTTGATGCCGCAACACACTATTTTATTCAAGATAGAAGCATTTTTGATGATTACTCCGTAGGCGATTTTGAAAGAGATGTCATACAACTATTACCTAAACTTTTTACACAGAATGACGTTGTTGTGATGGTAGGTGGAAGTGCTTTGTATGAGAAAGCAGTGACTTATGGACTGGACGATCTTCCAGACGTTCCTCATGAAATACAGCAAGAAATTAAAGCAGAGTTTGAAAATAAAGGTATTTCTTGGTTACAGGAAGAGGTACAAAAAAACGATGCAGAATATTTTGAAACGGTAGACATTCATAATTCTCATCGTTTAATTAGAGCGATAGGCATTTTTCGCGTAAGTGGTAAAAAAATGAATGAATTGAGAACTGGCAAAGCTCAAAAAAGAAACTTCAATATCGTTAAAATAGGACTTACTGCTGAACGCGAAGAATTGTATGAGCGAATCAATAAACGTGTGGACATCATGATTGATCGTGGTTTAGAGCAAGAAGCACGAGAGCTTTTTCCTCATAAAAACCTGAATGCATTACAAACAGTAGGTTACAAAGAATTCTTTGATTATTTTGAAAATTCCTATGATTATGACGAAGCCGTTAGGCTCATAAAAAGGAATACGAGACGCTTTGCAAAAAGACAGTTAACCTGGTATCGCAAAGATGAATCTGTAAAATGGTTTCACTACAAAACTCGCCATACTGAAATCGTACAGCGAGTTAGTAAAAAACTTATGGATTGA
- a CDS encoding response regulator transcription factor, with protein sequence METENKKILLVEDDPNFGTVLKDYLLMNDFDVVHAKNGMEGFEKFKKDNYDLCILDVMMPYKDGFTLAKEIREKNEEVPIIFLTAKAMKEDVLRGYKVGADDYLNKPFDSEVLLMKIKAIMQRKGQDSLADSKEFEFQIGNFHLNSKLRFLSLNDKEPVKLSPKENELLRLLALHLNDLMPRELALTKIWRDDNYFTSRSMDVYIAKLRKYLKEDDNVEIVNIHGEGFRLLVKDQVDY encoded by the coding sequence ATGGAAACCGAAAACAAAAAAATACTTTTAGTAGAAGATGATCCAAATTTTGGAACCGTTTTGAAAGATTACCTTTTAATGAATGACTTTGATGTTGTTCATGCAAAAAACGGAATGGAAGGATTTGAAAAATTTAAAAAAGACAATTATGATCTTTGTATTCTAGATGTTATGATGCCATACAAAGATGGTTTCACTCTAGCTAAGGAGATTAGAGAGAAAAACGAAGAAGTGCCTATCATTTTCTTAACTGCAAAAGCAATGAAAGAAGATGTGCTAAGAGGTTACAAAGTAGGAGCAGACGACTACTTAAATAAGCCGTTTGATAGTGAAGTTCTTCTTATGAAGATTAAAGCTATCATGCAGCGTAAAGGGCAAGACAGTCTTGCAGATTCTAAGGAATTTGAATTCCAGATAGGTAATTTTCACCTTAATTCTAAATTAAGATTTTTATCGTTAAATGATAAAGAACCTGTAAAACTTTCTCCCAAGGAAAATGAATTACTACGTTTACTAGCGTTACACCTTAATGATTTAATGCCACGTGAACTAGCGCTTACTAAGATTTGGCGAGATGATAACTATTTCACCTCAAGATCTATGGATGTCTACATCGCAAAACTGCGTAAATACTTGAAAGAAGATGATAACGTGGAGATTGTTAACATACACGGAGAAGGATTCCGTTTATTAGTTAAAGATCAGGTAGATTATTAA
- a CDS encoding sensor histidine kinase — translation MSVSLAGIVMVQIYWIINSVSDKEEQFSFAVRQTLASVSSELEDREVEKFYDVLDQIRDSLGVQPNPRTISELMLIQRNQNFDETSKYSTSLLNENFKLNPQLLDLDIDSVTFNKLLNKKSTLPNRNTSTRKNKTISELSQLDQYARKVDKELISNYNSLLPISQRISKEELREILKEELENRSIEADFEFAVYQDSFATNIKSDYFDFLTDATWSAPIYRFNNLQTEPYILYLNMPDRKKYILSSVAGMALLSLVFTTVIVVAYSNAIKQIFKQRQISQIKTDFINNMTHEFKTPIATINLALDSLRHPKISADPEKVKTYHRMIREENKRMHSQVENVLRISKLEKNDLDIEKERLDMNEVVEDSISHIQLILEEKGGVVKTHLGALRTEVLANESHITNVIVNVLENAIKYTEGAPVIDVFTENIKNKLVIKIRDQGIGMSKQAQRKVFQKFFREHTGDIHNVKGHGLGLAYAKRILDDCDGEIHVESVKGKGSTFSIHLPIIT, via the coding sequence ATGAGTGTTTCCCTTGCTGGGATTGTGATGGTTCAAATATATTGGATCATTAATAGTGTTAGCGATAAGGAAGAACAATTTTCTTTTGCTGTTAGACAGACATTGGCCTCAGTTTCTTCAGAATTAGAGGACCGCGAAGTTGAAAAATTTTATGATGTTTTAGATCAAATACGAGACAGTCTTGGAGTACAACCTAATCCTAGAACTATCAGTGAATTAATGTTGATTCAGCGCAATCAAAATTTTGATGAGACCTCTAAATATAGTACCAGTCTTCTGAACGAAAATTTTAAGCTCAATCCTCAACTTCTTGATTTAGATATAGACAGTGTTACCTTCAATAAGTTACTTAATAAAAAAAGTACGCTTCCTAATAGAAACACCTCAACAAGAAAGAATAAAACTATTTCTGAGTTATCTCAATTAGATCAATACGCACGTAAGGTAGATAAGGAACTTATTAGTAATTACAATTCACTTTTACCCATTTCACAGCGTATCTCAAAAGAGGAGCTAAGAGAAATTTTAAAAGAAGAATTAGAGAACAGATCCATAGAAGCAGATTTTGAATTTGCCGTATATCAGGATAGTTTTGCAACTAATATCAAATCAGACTATTTTGATTTTTTAACTGATGCTACTTGGTCAGCACCTATATATAGGTTCAATAATCTACAAACAGAGCCTTATATATTGTATCTCAATATGCCTGATAGAAAAAAGTACATCCTGTCATCAGTTGCAGGAATGGCGCTTTTATCACTTGTTTTTACTACCGTGATAGTGGTAGCTTATTCTAATGCGATTAAACAGATTTTTAAACAACGTCAAATTTCACAGATAAAGACAGATTTTATTAATAATATGACTCATGAGTTCAAAACTCCTATAGCAACTATAAACCTTGCTTTGGATTCACTGAGGCATCCTAAGATTTCGGCAGATCCTGAAAAAGTAAAAACTTATCATAGAATGATAAGGGAAGAAAATAAACGCATGCACAGTCAAGTAGAAAACGTGTTGAGGATCTCAAAATTAGAAAAGAATGATCTCGACATTGAGAAAGAGCGCTTAGACATGAATGAGGTAGTAGAAGATAGTATCTCACACATTCAATTGATTCTTGAAGAAAAAGGTGGAGTTGTAAAAACTCATTTAGGAGCTTTAAGAACAGAAGTGCTGGCAAATGAAAGTCATATAACAAATGTGATAGTAAACGTTTTAGAAAATGCTATTAAGTATACAGAAGGCGCACCTGTCATTGACGTTTTTACTGAAAACATTAAAAATAAATTGGTCATTAAAATTCGTGATCAAGGAATAGGAATGAGCAAGCAAGCGCAACGCAAAGTTTTTCAGAAATTTTTTAGAGAACATACAGGAGATATTCATAACGTAAAAGGTCATGGACTAGGTCTTGCTTATGCAAAAAGAATATTAGACGACTGCGATGGAGAAATTCACGTAGAAAGTGTTAAAGGAAAAGGTAGTACCTTTAGTATCCATCTACCAATAATAACTTAA
- the coaE gene encoding dephospho-CoA kinase (Dephospho-CoA kinase (CoaE) performs the final step in coenzyme A biosynthesis.) gives MKVIGLTGGIGSGKSTVAKMFERLGVPIFIADDVSKKLLQSDKDVITAVKKLLGDSSYIIDSKGVVIPDRKFIASKVFSDKSLLKSLNAILHPAVRSYFKNWLKTQKTSYIIYEAAILFESGGHQSCDHVILVSTEIEERIRRVMERDQVSRKEVEARLNNQWTDIERLNLSDFVIINNNLIKTESYVSIMHDVLLNL, from the coding sequence ATGAAAGTAATAGGTTTAACTGGCGGAATAGGAAGCGGCAAGTCTACAGTTGCCAAAATGTTTGAGCGACTTGGTGTCCCTATTTTTATTGCAGATGATGTTTCAAAAAAGCTGCTACAGTCAGATAAAGATGTTATTACGGCTGTAAAAAAACTTTTAGGTGACTCATCTTATATAATTGATTCTAAAGGAGTCGTTATTCCTGATAGGAAATTTATTGCGTCTAAAGTTTTTAGTGATAAATCATTACTTAAGAGTCTCAACGCTATTCTACATCCTGCTGTAAGATCCTATTTTAAAAATTGGTTAAAAACTCAGAAAACATCTTATATCATTTATGAAGCTGCGATTTTATTTGAAAGTGGTGGTCATCAATCCTGCGATCATGTTATTTTAGTTAGCACAGAAATTGAGGAAAGAATTCGCAGGGTGATGGAAAGAGATCAGGTTTCTAGGAAAGAAGTAGAAGCTCGATTAAATAATCAATGGACCGATATTGAAAGACTTAATTTATCAGATTTTGTAATTATTAATAATAATTTGATCAAAACAGAGTCTTATGTATCGATAATGCACGATGTTCTGTTAAATTTATAA
- a CDS encoding YbbR-like domain-containing protein — translation MRYKKILSFLLVVAVVASLWFISKYKDDYREEVVFNISFTNIPNSIILLENSKEVNIPVEIKASGFTLIWEKIFDHSIELDFNQNTYIRNDSLFFSSTKSIKNIRKLKSRTYELLDIDDQEIALEYKKYVTKKVPIINQIKTEYSNNYYPLVQPFFQTDSVVITGNDNKVNELDEFKVSVDSKIVVHDTLTTISVDLKDIDPELNFNPQELVLTIKATQVTEGKFDIQIELVNNKNDYDVKIIPDTVQLIFSSPVSEFEGIDINDFDIYLDYDKVDDLNISIIPEVKIKNDNIISYRISPSQVQVLTIK, via the coding sequence ATGAGGTATAAAAAAATATTGAGTTTTTTATTAGTAGTGGCGGTGGTAGCTAGCTTATGGTTTATTTCAAAATATAAAGATGATTATCGAGAAGAAGTCGTTTTTAATATCAGTTTCACAAACATTCCTAATTCTATCATTTTACTTGAAAATTCTAAGGAAGTTAATATTCCTGTCGAAATAAAAGCAAGCGGATTTACTTTAATTTGGGAGAAGATATTTGATCATAGTATAGAATTAGATTTTAATCAGAATACTTATATACGCAACGATTCTCTGTTTTTTAGCTCTACTAAAAGCATCAAAAACATTAGAAAATTAAAATCGCGTACTTATGAGCTTTTAGATATTGATGATCAAGAAATTGCTTTGGAATATAAAAAGTATGTAACGAAGAAAGTACCGATTATTAATCAAATTAAAACAGAGTACAGTAACAACTATTATCCTTTGGTGCAACCATTTTTTCAGACAGATAGTGTCGTCATAACTGGAAATGATAATAAAGTCAATGAATTAGATGAATTTAAAGTTTCTGTAGATTCTAAGATTGTAGTTCATGATACTCTTACCACTATATCAGTTGATCTCAAGGATATTGATCCAGAGTTAAATTTTAATCCTCAAGAGTTAGTATTGACAATAAAAGCAACTCAAGTTACAGAAGGTAAATTTGACATACAGATAGAGTTAGTGAACAATAAAAACGATTATGATGTCAAAATTATCCCAGATACGGTACAATTAATATTCTCATCACCAGTATCAGAATTTGAAGGCATAGACATAAACGATTTTGATATTTATCTTGATTACGATAAGGTTGATGATTTAAATATTTCTATCATTCCAGAAGTAAAAATTAAGAATGATAATATCATCTCTTACCGAATATCACCATCTCAGGTCCAAGTGCTAACTATAAAGTAA
- a CDS encoding glycosyltransferase codes for MYYSFIVPVFNRPEEIEKLLQSISHLSFDRKFEVVIIEDGSDISCEEVCSRFRESVNITYLFKPNSGPGDSRNYGMKKATGDYFIILDSDCILPPEYLNEVDNYLSDDYVECYGGPDAAHESFSDLQKAINYSMTSFFTTGGIRGGNENLGRFQPRSFNMGLSRKAFEQTGGFRKIHPGEDPDLTLRLWQLNLSTALITKAHVYHERRISWALFYKQVNKFGKVRVILNKWHPDSTKLTYWFPAVFIFSLLASLIFLLIGIFWPVLFFAVYFLIIIIDSTIKNGIKIGFKSIFATLIQFYGYGIGFLKAWIKIVILKTPERKAFPKLFFK; via the coding sequence ATTTATTATTCATTTATCGTCCCTGTCTTTAATAGACCTGAAGAAATAGAGAAGTTACTTCAAAGTATATCTCACTTAAGTTTTGATAGAAAATTTGAGGTGGTAATTATTGAAGATGGTTCTGATATAAGCTGTGAAGAAGTATGTTCTCGCTTTCGCGAAAGCGTAAATATCACCTATTTATTTAAACCAAATTCAGGTCCTGGAGACTCGCGCAATTATGGAATGAAAAAGGCTACAGGTGATTATTTTATCATATTAGATAGTGACTGTATTTTGCCACCAGAATACCTTAATGAGGTGGACAACTATTTGAGTGATGACTATGTAGAATGTTATGGAGGTCCTGATGCTGCGCATGAAAGTTTTAGCGATTTGCAAAAGGCCATCAACTATTCTATGACTTCATTTTTTACAACAGGCGGAATAAGAGGCGGCAATGAAAATTTAGGTAGGTTTCAACCGCGTAGTTTTAATATGGGGTTAAGCAGGAAAGCCTTTGAACAAACTGGTGGTTTTAGAAAAATTCATCCAGGTGAAGATCCTGATCTAACTTTAAGATTATGGCAACTTAATCTCAGCACAGCTTTAATAACAAAAGCACATGTATATCATGAGAGAAGAATTTCATGGGCTTTATTTTATAAGCAAGTGAACAAGTTTGGAAAAGTAAGAGTAATTTTAAATAAATGGCATCCTGATTCTACAAAGCTAACGTATTGGTTTCCTGCTGTGTTTATTTTTAGTTTACTGGCTTCTTTGATTTTTTTGTTAATTGGGATATTCTGGCCTGTATTATTTTTTGCAGTATATTTTTTGATCATAATTATAGATTCTACGATAAAGAATGGTATCAAAATAGGTTTCAAGTCGATATTTGCTACGCTAATTCAATTTTATGGATACGGTATAGGTTTTTTGAAAGCGTGGATTAAAATTGTTATATTAAAGACTCCTGAGCGTAAGGCTTTCCCTAAATTATTTTTTAAATAA